A portion of the Streptomyces erythrochromogenes genome contains these proteins:
- a CDS encoding FAD-dependent monooxygenase gives MSAVQRHAVVAGAGIGGLTAALALHRKGWRVTVCERAPGPAAVGAGIVLAPNALRAFDAIGFDIGSAAGRALPAAMGLRRPDGRWLSRADTAALAARYGGPPLAVHRSALTDALTAALPAGTVRYGVTVTTVDGADGFPVVRTTAGDLDGSADLVVAADGIHSPLRRRYFPDHPGLRHSGETAWRTVLPAGASPAGAATAETWGRGERFGVVPLADGRSYVYATAVAPEGYRPADVRAELLRRYGTWHEPIPALLERIDPAAVLQHDLYDLAAPLPRFHHGRLAWLGDAAHAMTPNLGQGGCQAVEDAVVLAHLLDGAGTGGVPAALAAYSAARCARTDAIRVRARRAGRIAALTHPLAAALRDLAVRATPAAVAHRAMDGLFDGFTLPAGMEGAPKGVGTRW, from the coding sequence ATGTCGGCAGTTCAGCGTCACGCGGTCGTCGCAGGGGCGGGGATCGGCGGACTCACCGCGGCCCTGGCCCTGCACCGCAAGGGCTGGCGGGTGACCGTGTGCGAGCGGGCCCCCGGCCCGGCCGCCGTGGGCGCCGGGATCGTCCTCGCCCCCAACGCCCTGCGCGCCTTCGACGCCATCGGCTTCGACATCGGCAGCGCGGCGGGGCGTGCCCTGCCGGCCGCCATGGGCCTGCGCCGCCCCGACGGCCGCTGGCTGAGCCGCGCCGACACCGCGGCCCTGGCCGCCCGCTACGGCGGCCCGCCGCTCGCCGTGCACCGCTCGGCCCTCACCGACGCCCTGACCGCCGCGCTCCCCGCGGGGACGGTCCGCTACGGCGTCACGGTCACCACCGTGGACGGCGCCGACGGCTTCCCGGTGGTCCGCACCACGGCCGGCGACCTCGACGGCTCCGCCGACCTCGTGGTCGCCGCGGACGGCATCCACAGCCCGCTGCGCCGCCGGTACTTCCCGGACCACCCGGGCCTGCGCCACAGCGGGGAGACCGCCTGGCGCACCGTCCTGCCGGCCGGCGCGAGCCCGGCCGGAGCGGCGACCGCCGAGACCTGGGGCCGCGGCGAGCGCTTCGGCGTGGTCCCGCTCGCCGACGGCAGGAGCTACGTCTACGCCACCGCCGTCGCCCCCGAGGGCTACCGCCCCGCCGACGTCCGCGCCGAACTCCTGCGCCGCTACGGAACCTGGCACGAACCGATCCCGGCCCTGCTGGAACGGATCGACCCTGCGGCCGTGCTCCAGCACGACCTCTACGACCTGGCGGCGCCGCTCCCCCGCTTCCACCACGGGCGCCTGGCCTGGCTCGGCGACGCCGCCCACGCCATGACCCCCAACCTCGGCCAGGGCGGGTGCCAGGCCGTCGAGGACGCGGTGGTCCTCGCCCACCTGCTGGACGGGGCCGGCACCGGTGGCGTTCCGGCGGCCCTCGCCGCCTACAGCGCGGCCCGCTGCGCCCGCACCGACGCCATCCGCGTCCGGGCCCGGCGCGCGGGCCGGATCGCCGCCCTCACCCACCCCCTCGCCGCGGCCCTGCGCGACCTCGCCGTCCGCGCCACCCCGGCCGCTGTGGCGCACCGGGCGATGGACGGCCTCTTCGACGGGTTCACCCTTCCGGCCGGAATGGAGGGCGCACCCAAGGGCGTTGGCACTCGTTGGTGA
- a CDS encoding NAD(P)H-dependent flavin oxidoreductase — translation METELSRKLGVEHAIFGFTPFPAVAAAITRAGGFGVLGAVRYTAPDDLGRDLDWMQAHTDGKPYGLDVVMPAKKAVDGISEADIEAMIPAGHRAFVRDTLAKHHVPELAEGEASGWRITGWMEQVARKQLDVAFDYPVKLLANALGSPPADVIARAHDHGVLVAALAGSAKHARRHAEAGIDVVVAQGYEAGGHTGDIATMVLVPEIVEAVAPLPVLAAGGIGSGEQIAAGLALGAQGAWLGSLWLTTTEADLHSRALTEKLLAAGSGDTVRSRALTGKPARQLRTEWTDAWDDPEGPGALPMPLQGLLVAEAVSRIQKYEVQPLLGTPVGQIVGRMNSERSVQAVFDELTSGFEKAIDRINRIAGRVREA, via the coding sequence ATGGAGACGGAGCTGAGCAGGAAACTGGGAGTCGAGCACGCCATCTTCGGCTTCACGCCCTTCCCCGCGGTCGCCGCCGCGATCACCCGGGCGGGCGGGTTCGGCGTACTCGGCGCGGTCCGCTACACCGCGCCCGACGACCTGGGGCGCGACCTCGACTGGATGCAGGCGCACACCGACGGCAAGCCGTACGGCCTCGACGTCGTCATGCCCGCCAAGAAGGCCGTCGACGGCATCAGTGAAGCCGACATCGAGGCGATGATCCCGGCCGGACACCGCGCCTTCGTCCGCGACACCCTCGCCAAACACCACGTGCCCGAGCTCGCCGAGGGCGAGGCCTCCGGCTGGCGCATCACCGGCTGGATGGAGCAGGTCGCCCGCAAGCAGCTCGACGTCGCCTTCGACTACCCCGTCAAACTCCTGGCGAACGCCCTCGGTTCCCCGCCCGCCGACGTCATCGCCCGCGCGCACGACCACGGCGTGCTCGTCGCCGCCCTCGCCGGCAGCGCCAAACACGCCCGCCGCCACGCCGAAGCCGGCATCGACGTCGTCGTCGCCCAGGGCTACGAGGCCGGCGGCCACACCGGCGACATCGCCACCATGGTCCTCGTACCGGAGATCGTCGAAGCCGTCGCACCGCTCCCGGTCCTCGCCGCCGGCGGCATCGGCAGCGGCGAGCAGATCGCCGCCGGCCTCGCCCTCGGCGCCCAGGGCGCCTGGCTCGGCTCCCTCTGGCTCACCACCACCGAGGCCGACCTCCACTCGCGCGCCCTCACCGAGAAGCTCCTCGCCGCCGGCTCCGGCGACACCGTCCGCTCCCGCGCCCTCACCGGCAAGCCCGCCCGCCAGCTGCGCACCGAGTGGACCGACGCCTGGGACGACCCGGAGGGCCCCGGCGCCCTCCCGATGCCGCTCCAGGGCCTCCTCGTCGCCGAGGCCGTCTCCCGCATCCAGAAGTACGAGGTCCAGCCGCTGCTCGGCACGCCCGTCGGCCAGATCGTCGGCCGGATGAACAGCGAACGCAGCGTCCAGGCCGTCTTCGACGAGCTCACCAGCGGCTTCGAGAAGGCGATCGACCGCATCAACCGCATCGCCGGCCGAGTCCGAGAGGCGTGA
- a CDS encoding phytoene desaturase family protein — protein MTTFGRDVYDDVIVGGGHNGLVAAAYLARAGRSVLVLERLGNTGGAAISSRPFVGVDARLSRYSYLVSLLPDKIVRDLELNFAVRRRTVSSYTPTERDGRPGGLLVGGGEERTRASFARLTGSDREYESWRGFYETTGRVARKVFPTLTEPLPTRAELRARIDDEAAWRMLFEEPLGQAVERHFADDLVRGVVLTDGLIGTFADAHDPSLAQNRCFLYHVIGGGTGDWDVPVGGMGALTDALAAAATKAGAEIATGHEVLRIDTDGVGPAEVVFRTATGEGRVVGRTVLVNASPQALAELLGETPAQDPATAPEGAQLKVNMLLRRLPRLRDTTVDPREAFGGTFHIAEGYEQLARAYAEAAAGELPSVPPSEIYCHSLADPTILGPELVEQGYQTLTLFGLHTPARLFGHDNQQAREVLLTATLAQLDAHLAEPLTDCLAFDADGRPCIEAKTPLDLERELRLPGGHIFHRDLSWPYADEDGGRWGVETAHRNVLLCGAGAVRGGGVSGVPGHNAAMAVLEY, from the coding sequence ATGACGACCTTCGGGCGGGACGTGTACGACGATGTGATCGTGGGCGGCGGGCACAACGGTCTGGTGGCAGCCGCCTACCTGGCCCGGGCCGGCCGCTCGGTGCTGGTGCTGGAGCGGCTCGGGAACACCGGCGGGGCGGCGATCTCCAGCAGACCCTTCGTGGGCGTCGACGCCCGCCTCTCGCGCTACTCGTACCTGGTCTCCCTGCTGCCCGACAAGATCGTGCGCGACCTGGAGCTGAACTTCGCGGTACGCCGGCGCACGGTCTCCTCGTACACGCCGACCGAGCGCGACGGACGGCCCGGCGGACTGCTCGTCGGCGGGGGAGAGGAGCGCACCCGGGCGTCCTTCGCCCGGCTGACCGGCTCGGACCGCGAGTACGAGAGCTGGCGCGGCTTCTACGAGACCACCGGCCGGGTGGCCCGCAAGGTGTTCCCGACCCTGACCGAACCGCTGCCCACGCGGGCGGAGCTGCGGGCCCGGATCGACGACGAGGCCGCGTGGCGGATGCTGTTCGAGGAGCCGCTGGGACAGGCCGTGGAGCGCCACTTCGCCGACGACCTGGTCCGCGGGGTGGTCCTGACGGACGGCCTCATCGGCACCTTCGCGGACGCGCACGACCCCTCCCTGGCCCAGAACCGGTGCTTCCTCTACCACGTCATCGGCGGCGGGACGGGGGACTGGGACGTGCCGGTCGGCGGCATGGGCGCCCTGACGGACGCCCTGGCGGCGGCCGCGACCAAGGCCGGGGCGGAGATCGCCACCGGCCACGAGGTGCTGCGGATCGACACCGACGGGGTCGGTCCGGCCGAGGTGGTGTTCCGTACGGCGACCGGCGAAGGCCGCGTCGTCGGCCGTACGGTGCTGGTGAACGCCTCGCCGCAGGCGCTGGCCGAACTCCTCGGCGAGACCCCGGCCCAGGACCCTGCGACGGCCCCCGAGGGTGCCCAGCTCAAGGTCAACATGCTGCTGCGCCGGCTGCCCCGGCTGCGGGACACCACCGTCGACCCGCGCGAGGCCTTCGGCGGGACCTTCCACATCGCCGAAGGGTACGAGCAGCTCGCCCGGGCCTACGCGGAGGCCGCGGCCGGGGAACTGCCGTCCGTACCGCCCTCGGAGATCTACTGCCACTCGCTGGCCGACCCGACGATCCTCGGGCCGGAACTCGTCGAGCAGGGCTACCAGACGCTCACCCTCTTCGGCCTGCACACCCCGGCCCGGCTGTTCGGGCACGACAACCAGCAGGCCCGCGAGGTGCTGCTGACCGCCACCCTGGCGCAGCTCGACGCCCACCTGGCCGAGCCGCTCACCGACTGCCTGGCCTTCGACGCGGACGGCCGCCCCTGCATCGAGGCGAAGACCCCGCTGGACCTGGAGCGCGAACTGCGGCTGCCCGGCGGCCACATCTTCCACCGCGACCTGTCCTGGCCCTACGCGGACGAGGACGGCGGCCGGTGGGGCGTGGAGACGGCCCACCGCAACGTCCTGCTGTGCGGCGCGGGCGCGGTCCGCGGCGGCGGCGTCAGCGGGGTCCCCGGCCACAACGCGGCGATGGCGGTGCTGGAGTACTAG
- a CDS encoding nitroreductase family deazaflavin-dependent oxidoreductase yields MTTGIDWDHPTDPRAGSWQLEHVKQYVGSGGTEGQYWNGTQTLLLTTVGRVSGNPVRTPLIYGEADGRYLLVASKGGADEHPLWFRNLSANPQVRIQVGPRILQGTARTADPEERAAYWPVMVKHWPAYDEYQAKTDREIPIVVIEPAA; encoded by the coding sequence ATGACGACCGGAATCGACTGGGACCACCCGACCGACCCGCGGGCCGGGAGCTGGCAGCTGGAACACGTCAAGCAGTACGTGGGCTCCGGCGGCACCGAGGGCCAGTACTGGAACGGCACCCAGACCCTCCTGCTCACCACCGTCGGCCGGGTCTCCGGGAACCCCGTGCGCACGCCGCTCATCTACGGTGAGGCCGACGGCCGCTACCTGCTCGTCGCTTCCAAGGGCGGCGCCGACGAACACCCCCTGTGGTTCCGCAACCTGAGCGCGAACCCGCAGGTCCGCATCCAGGTCGGCCCGCGGATCCTCCAGGGCACGGCGCGCACCGCGGACCCCGAGGAGCGCGCCGCGTACTGGCCGGTGATGGTGAAGCACTGGCCCGCCTACGACGAGTACCAGGCCAAGACGGACCGGGAGATCCCGATCGTGGTGATCGAGCCCGCCGCGTAG
- a CDS encoding serine/threonine-protein kinase, whose protein sequence is MAESRLIQGRYRSLDLIGRGGMGEVWRARDESLGRQVAVKCLKPIGADQDAHFTQVLRERFRREARVAASLQHRGVTVVHDFGDDSAAGGPLYLVMELLEGRNLSQLMEDNETRPLPVDVVVDIAEQMAAALGYTHDQGVVHRDLKPANIMRLVDGTVKICDFGIARLAHDIGFTAKLTGGGMAMGTPHYMSPEQIAGGEVDHRSDLYSLGCVLYEIATGAPPFDLGDSWSVLIGHRDTAPVPLREHRPELPGYFEQVVLDLLAKCPDDRPQDARHVHRTLVESRLGPGGLPGALGPLPAWARGMTAGRKAGIEARPASGRWAVLTGSWTAVRPSGAQPVLRPGGAQPVLRPGGAQPVLRPGDERHGTIVRPAPAEDPRLTAAYGFPRQAGPRETGPDALAAGHARAHTLSRAGRPEEALSVYAAVADGRARVLGPDHADTLAARQEAAYEMGRLGRHQEAHDVYRAVLVARERTMGQLHPDTLRCRHNLACALRALGRYADAHTTAVAVAADREAVLGAEHADTLLTRYEAAYALGRLDRWQEALAGFREVAAARERVLGRDHPDTLAARYEVGIALGRTGGSAQALDLFRSLVRDRTRAYGATDPETLRARHVLGVNLGRLDRWEEAVAEARQVAAVRAEVLGAEHADTLVSRRELAVGLGRLGRWDEALPIYRDLSGIRERSLGDEHPETVLAHADEAHCLERLGQVCYQEP, encoded by the coding sequence CCGGGACGAATCGCTGGGCCGGCAGGTCGCCGTGAAGTGCCTCAAGCCGATCGGCGCCGATCAGGACGCCCACTTCACGCAGGTGCTGCGCGAGCGCTTCCGGCGCGAGGCGCGCGTGGCCGCCTCCCTCCAGCACCGCGGCGTCACCGTCGTGCACGACTTCGGCGACGACAGCGCTGCCGGCGGCCCCCTCTACCTCGTCATGGAGCTGCTCGAAGGCCGCAACCTCAGCCAGCTCATGGAGGACAACGAGACCCGCCCCCTCCCCGTGGACGTGGTCGTCGACATCGCCGAGCAGATGGCCGCCGCCCTCGGCTACACCCACGACCAGGGCGTCGTCCACCGGGACCTGAAACCGGCCAACATCATGCGGCTCGTCGACGGCACCGTGAAGATCTGCGACTTCGGCATCGCCCGGCTCGCGCACGACATCGGCTTCACCGCCAAGCTCACCGGCGGCGGCATGGCCATGGGCACCCCGCACTACATGTCGCCCGAGCAGATCGCGGGCGGCGAGGTCGACCACCGCAGCGACCTCTACTCCCTCGGCTGTGTCCTGTACGAGATCGCCACCGGCGCCCCGCCCTTCGACCTCGGCGACTCCTGGTCGGTGCTCATCGGCCACCGCGACACCGCGCCCGTGCCGCTGCGCGAGCACCGCCCCGAGCTGCCCGGGTACTTCGAGCAGGTGGTCCTGGACCTGCTCGCCAAGTGCCCGGACGACCGCCCGCAGGACGCCCGCCACGTGCACCGCACGCTCGTCGAGTCCCGGCTCGGCCCCGGCGGGCTGCCCGGCGCCCTCGGCCCGCTCCCGGCGTGGGCCCGCGGCATGACCGCCGGCCGCAAGGCCGGCATCGAAGCACGTCCCGCGAGCGGCCGGTGGGCCGTGCTCACCGGCTCCTGGACGGCCGTGCGCCCCAGCGGCGCGCAGCCCGTCCTGCGCCCCGGCGGCGCGCAGCCCGTCCTGCGCCCCGGCGGCGCGCAGCCCGTCCTGCGCCCCGGCGACGAGCGGCACGGCACCATCGTGCGCCCCGCGCCCGCCGAGGACCCGCGCCTCACCGCGGCCTACGGGTTCCCGCGCCAGGCCGGCCCGCGCGAGACCGGCCCCGACGCGCTCGCGGCCGGCCACGCCCGCGCCCACACCCTCAGCCGCGCCGGCCGCCCCGAGGAGGCGCTCTCCGTGTACGCGGCCGTGGCCGACGGGCGCGCCCGGGTCCTCGGCCCGGACCACGCCGACACCCTCGCCGCCCGCCAGGAGGCGGCGTACGAGATGGGCCGGCTCGGCCGCCACCAGGAGGCGCACGACGTCTACCGCGCGGTGCTCGTCGCCCGCGAGCGGACCATGGGCCAGCTCCACCCCGATACGCTGCGCTGCCGCCACAACCTGGCCTGCGCCCTGCGCGCGCTGGGCCGGTACGCGGACGCCCACACCACGGCCGTCGCGGTCGCCGCGGACCGGGAGGCCGTCCTGGGCGCCGAGCACGCGGACACCCTGCTGACCCGGTACGAGGCGGCGTACGCGCTCGGCCGCCTCGACCGCTGGCAGGAGGCGCTGGCCGGCTTCCGCGAGGTCGCCGCCGCACGGGAACGGGTCCTCGGCCGCGACCACCCCGACACCCTGGCCGCCCGATACGAGGTCGGCATCGCCCTCGGCCGCACCGGCGGCAGCGCCCAGGCCCTCGACCTCTTCCGGTCCCTGGTCCGCGACCGCACCCGCGCCTACGGGGCGACCGACCCGGAGACGCTCCGCGCCCGGCACGTCCTCGGCGTCAACCTGGGCCGCCTGGACCGCTGGGAGGAGGCGGTGGCCGAGGCCCGCCAGGTGGCCGCCGTACGGGCCGAGGTGCTCGGCGCCGAACACGCGGACACCCTGGTCAGCCGCCGGGAGCTCGCCGTCGGCCTGGGCCGGCTGGGCCGCTGGGACGAAGCCCTGCCGATCTACCGGGACCTGTCCGGCATCCGTGAACGGTCGCTGGGCGACGAGCATCCCGAAACGGTGCTGGCCCACGCCGACGAGGCCCACTGTCTGGAGCGGCTCGGCCAGGTGTGCTACCAAGAGCCATGA
- a CDS encoding alpha/beta fold hydrolase: protein MSDIGGAERPGGRSRRGVLRAAVAGAGAVAAVGAGASAATADARRRGAPVFVLVHGSGSNSYGWGPVLRELGLRGHRAIAVDLPGHGPGAYFPVSYQTPQDLERLATEPSPISAVTLADFAAHVVGTVRAAHRNGPVVLVGQSLGGVTLNAVANQVPELISHLVYASAFCPTRHSSVMELMTTPEAASSALFRIPGFKTPPELGVNRVNWRSGDPAFFAAVKDALAADWSDAEVRTLLNILEPDESAAIGAADARGLPDRWGRVPRTYLRFGEDRAIPPALQDLMIREADGTTPRNRFRVRSLAAPHVGPRDPAVWADELERVARTCG, encoded by the coding sequence GTGAGTGACATCGGTGGCGCGGAGCGTCCCGGCGGACGGTCACGGCGCGGGGTCCTGAGGGCCGCCGTCGCCGGAGCCGGAGCGGTCGCGGCGGTGGGCGCGGGGGCCTCCGCCGCGACCGCGGACGCGCGGAGACGGGGCGCACCCGTCTTCGTCCTCGTCCACGGCTCCGGAAGCAACTCCTACGGCTGGGGCCCGGTCCTGCGGGAGCTGGGCCTGCGCGGGCACCGGGCCATCGCGGTGGACCTGCCCGGCCACGGGCCCGGCGCCTACTTCCCCGTCTCCTACCAGACCCCGCAGGACCTGGAGCGGCTGGCCACGGAGCCGTCGCCGATCAGTGCCGTGACGCTGGCGGACTTCGCGGCCCACGTCGTCGGGACCGTGCGCGCCGCGCACCGCAACGGCCCGGTCGTCCTGGTCGGCCAGAGCCTGGGCGGGGTGACGCTGAACGCGGTCGCCAACCAGGTGCCCGAGCTGATCTCCCACCTGGTGTACGCGTCCGCGTTCTGCCCGACGCGGCACAGCTCGGTGATGGAGCTGATGACGACCCCGGAGGCCGCCTCCAGCGCCCTGTTCCGGATCCCCGGCTTCAAGACCCCGCCGGAACTGGGCGTCAACCGGGTCAACTGGCGTTCCGGCGACCCCGCCTTCTTCGCGGCGGTGAAGGACGCGCTGGCGGCCGACTGGTCGGACGCGGAGGTGCGGACGCTCCTGAACATCCTCGAACCGGACGAGTCGGCGGCGATCGGCGCCGCCGACGCCCGCGGTCTGCCCGACCGGTGGGGGCGGGTGCCGCGCACCTACCTGCGGTTCGGCGAGGACCGGGCCATCCCGCCCGCCCTCCAGGACCTGATGATCCGCGAGGCGGACGGGACGACGCCGCGCAACCGCTTCCGCGTACGGTCGCTGGCCGCGCCGCACGTCGGTCCGCGGGACCCGGCCGTGTGGGCGGACGAGCTGGAGCGCGTGGCGCGCACGTGCGGCTGA
- a CDS encoding serine hydrolase, whose translation MAADTGAEVVADVGTVRTGGTARTGGTAREQPQERRHGLGQRPEHEREGPCEPLRGLSRRRLGARLLALGGVLVLHAALPGATGAAGAAGGPAERRALQGLRLRYGSARQAGLLERHLEAVADEARRFLGPSPEHPYYAGAVVLAGRGRTVALHRAMGHAVRYAEYDGRTDRVREFPAAERIAMAEDTVFDLASLTKLFTSILAVQQMERGRLELEAPVRRYLPEFTGGGKEIITVRQLLTHTSGLRSWAPFYQESTREGRLRLLWSVRPQETPGTVYRYSDLNLIALQLLLERITGRTLDVLLHDEITAPLGMHRTRYNPPLSWRRVTAATEVQRPPWSGLDRGLVWGEVHDENAYALGGVAGHAGVFGTAWDLAVLARALLDGGAYAGRRILRPASVELLFTDYNTAFPGDDHGLGFELYQHWYMGAMATPHSAGHTGFTGTSLVLDPSTDSFLILLGNSVHPVRTWRAGSAPRVAVGNRFARAVPVRTRHGGAAWFSGTAPGGSGTLTLPPLTPATAAARLRCAVWWDTVPGEGALHLEVSPDGVDWAPLPFTTLRSTGGVAEEWPRGSVGGWSGRIWHRLEAPLTAAWAGREVRLRFRHSATGRYVGRGAYVDVVRVAEPARLLFAEDRPDDAARVEAVGWTRSAD comes from the coding sequence ATGGCAGCGGACACGGGGGCCGAAGTGGTGGCGGACGTCGGCACGGTACGGACGGGCGGCACGGCACGGACGGGCGGCACCGCCCGTGAGCAACCGCAAGAGCGCCGGCACGGCCTCGGACAGCGGCCGGAGCACGAGCGCGAAGGCCCGTGCGAGCCCCTGCGGGGGCTGAGCCGGCGGCGGCTCGGGGCGCGGCTGCTCGCCCTCGGCGGGGTGCTCGTCCTGCACGCAGCGCTCCCGGGGGCGACCGGCGCGGCCGGCGCGGCGGGCGGCCCGGCCGAACGGCGCGCCCTGCAGGGGCTGCGCCTGCGGTACGGGTCCGCGCGCCAGGCCGGGCTGCTGGAGAGGCACCTGGAGGCGGTGGCGGACGAGGCGAGGCGGTTCCTGGGCCCTTCCCCCGAGCACCCGTACTACGCGGGCGCGGTGGTCCTCGCCGGACGGGGCCGCACGGTCGCCCTGCACCGGGCCATGGGCCACGCCGTCCGGTACGCGGAGTACGACGGACGGACCGACCGGGTCCGGGAGTTCCCCGCGGCCGAGCGGATCGCCATGGCCGAGGACACCGTCTTCGACCTGGCCTCCCTGACCAAACTGTTCACTTCGATCCTGGCCGTGCAGCAGATGGAGCGGGGGCGCCTGGAGCTGGAGGCCCCGGTGCGCCGCTACCTCCCGGAGTTCACCGGCGGCGGCAAGGAGATCATCACGGTCCGTCAACTGCTCACGCACACCTCGGGGCTGCGCTCCTGGGCGCCCTTCTACCAGGAGTCCACGCGCGAGGGCCGGCTGCGGCTGCTGTGGTCGGTCCGGCCGCAGGAGACCCCGGGGACCGTCTACCGCTACTCCGACCTCAACCTCATCGCGCTGCAACTGCTCCTGGAACGGATCACCGGCCGCACTCTGGACGTGCTGCTCCACGACGAGATCACCGCTCCGCTCGGTATGCACCGCACTCGTTACAACCCACCGCTCTCCTGGCGCCGGGTCACCGCGGCCACCGAGGTGCAGCGGCCGCCCTGGTCCGGCCTGGACCGCGGCCTGGTGTGGGGGGAGGTCCACGACGAGAACGCGTACGCCCTCGGCGGGGTCGCGGGCCACGCCGGGGTCTTCGGCACCGCCTGGGACCTGGCCGTCCTGGCCCGCGCCCTCCTCGACGGCGGGGCCTACGCGGGCCGGCGCATCCTGCGCCCCGCCTCCGTCGAACTGCTCTTCACCGACTACAACACGGCCTTCCCCGGTGACGACCACGGCCTCGGCTTCGAGCTCTACCAGCACTGGTACATGGGCGCGATGGCCACCCCGCACTCGGCCGGCCACACCGGGTTCACCGGCACCTCCCTCGTCCTCGACCCCTCCACCGACTCCTTCCTGATCCTGCTGGGCAACTCCGTCCACCCCGTGCGCACCTGGCGGGCCGGCAGCGCCCCGCGGGTCGCCGTCGGCAACCGCTTCGCCCGCGCCGTCCCGGTCCGCACCCGGCACGGCGGCGCCGCCTGGTTCTCGGGGACCGCCCCCGGCGGCTCGGGCACCCTCACCCTGCCCCCGCTCACCCCGGCCACGGCCGCAGCCCGGCTGCGCTGCGCCGTGTGGTGGGACACCGTGCCCGGCGAGGGCGCCCTGCACCTGGAGGTCTCGCCGGACGGCGTGGACTGGGCCCCGCTGCCGTTCACCACCCTGCGGTCCACGGGCGGCGTCGCCGAGGAGTGGCCGCGGGGCTCGGTCGGCGGCTGGTCCGGACGCATCTGGCACCGCCTGGAGGCCCCCCTCACCGCCGCCTGGGCGGGCCGCGAGGTACGGCTGCGGTTCCGCCACTCCGCCACGGGCCGCTACGTCGGTCGCGGGGCGTACGTGGACGTCGTGCGCGTGGCGGAACCGGCCCGGCTGCTGTTCGCGGAGGACCGGCCCGACGACGCGGCCCGCGTCGAGGCCGTCGGCTGGACCCGGTCCGCGGACTGA
- a CDS encoding VOC family protein, giving the protein MIAELQCVVLDCPEPRVLADFYRSLLGGNVDQPDRRWSLDEDWATLHTPSGPVLAFQRAADHVPPSWPDPSRPQQFHLDLGVPDLDRAQEEVFAAGGTLLDGSDGRGWRVYADPAGHPFCLVRD; this is encoded by the coding sequence ATGATCGCTGAACTGCAGTGCGTGGTCCTGGACTGTCCCGAGCCGCGCGTGCTCGCCGATTTCTACCGGTCGCTGCTGGGCGGCAACGTCGACCAGCCGGACCGGCGTTGGTCCCTCGACGAGGACTGGGCGACGCTCCACACGCCGTCCGGGCCGGTGCTCGCCTTCCAGCGCGCGGCGGACCACGTGCCCCCGAGCTGGCCCGACCCCAGCCGGCCGCAGCAGTTCCACCTGGACCTCGGCGTTCCGGACCTGGACCGGGCACAGGAGGAGGTGTTCGCGGCCGGCGGGACCCTCCTCGACGGATCGGACGGACGCGGCTGGCGGGTCTACGCGGACCCGGCGGGGCATCCCTTCTGCCTCGTCCGCGACTGA
- a CDS encoding TetR/AcrR family transcriptional regulator: MSTPPPADRRTLIADTAIGLVAEAGLRGLTHRAVDGAAVLPAGSTSYYFRTRTALIAACYQRLAELDLADVDDGSPPGSAPPALAVMPDRDAAAAALAGLLYRWLTVGRERQLARFELSLEAARNPELQADLHRAGQGARVRAAGIAAALGSDRPEEAAELLVAWTEGLLYDRLAGALARSRPAPDLAELTAVARRMLAAALADPA, from the coding sequence ATGTCCACCCCTCCCCCTGCTGATCGCAGAACGCTGATCGCCGACACCGCGATCGGCCTCGTGGCCGAAGCCGGTCTCCGGGGCCTGACCCACCGCGCGGTCGACGGTGCCGCGGTGCTGCCCGCGGGCAGCACTTCGTACTACTTCCGCACGAGAACGGCGCTGATCGCGGCCTGCTACCAGCGGCTGGCCGAGCTGGACCTCGCGGACGTGGACGACGGGAGTCCCCCCGGGTCGGCCCCGCCCGCCCTCGCGGTGATGCCGGACCGGGACGCGGCCGCGGCCGCGCTGGCCGGACTGCTGTACCGCTGGCTGACGGTGGGGCGCGAGCGCCAGCTGGCCCGCTTCGAACTCAGCCTGGAGGCCGCCCGCAACCCGGAGCTGCAGGCGGATCTCCACCGGGCGGGGCAGGGGGCCCGGGTCCGGGCCGCGGGCATCGCCGCGGCCCTCGGGTCCGACCGGCCCGAAGAGGCCGCGGAACTGCTCGTCGCCTGGACCGAAGGGCTTCTCTACGACCGGCTGGCCGGCGCCCTGGCCCGCTCCCGCCCGGCCCCGGACCTTGCCGAACTGACCGCCGTGGCCCGCCGGATGCTCGCCGCGGCCCTGGCGGACCCGGCCTGA